GTTGTTCTATGATATTTGCCgcgtttttggtcaaaaaagtgttcacaatatgagccttgtgagacggtgtgttatcatggtgcaagatccatcagttttctttccacaaattggactGTCTCCTACACACATTCTCTGTCATACGTCACATAATTTCCaaatattattctttatttgccgtataaccatttggaatgaatttcaagtgcacaacaccatgatcatcaaagaaaacgagtagcatgactttcacttttgatcgACGTTGTGGTAGTTTTCTGGgcttcggctcatgtggatagcgccattcagccgcctgttgactggtttgcatgtcaaattaTTTgctatgatgcgctggataagcATTGGGTCCtagttcacttgctcaagcatgtcttaaGTCACCTTCttctgatgaattttttgaaagaaattcaactctcttgggatgagtcgagcagccacgcgtctcatgcccaattgatggtgtataGTGTTGCGATTTGATtagtgagacacgctaaggtcacgatcTACCACCCTTAACTTCCAGCACCATtcccttgactttgtcgacgttttcatccgttgaagacgttgatgggcgaccagatcgggacaaatcttccacgacttctcgcccctctgcaaaagccttataccactcgtattcccttgtttttgataaagcacactcgccataggctttctgcaaagTTTTCAACGATTCGatacacgaaatcccgttcaaaacacacaatgtaagacaaattctttgttcgatatttttatcctgcggttgactgatataattaaatgccaaaaacaagctaatacacagatcacgctcaaactctgcgatacTATAGAGGGCAGTTCTACCAAcatcccagcaaaaaaaaattagacatgcttatatgtgtaacgcgcgctttttaaatgaacaattcctgatatttttttgacagagtgTATTTTGCAAAGATAGATGAAGGTGAATACGTAAATAAAAATAGGggaattttctataaatatttccttCCCGTGATAATTTCGATAATGACGGAAATTTACTATTGAAAATGACAAAGAAAAGAATGAAGCAAtcgtgcaaataaaatttttataccgAATTTTTGACTGTTCTTCTCCCAATGCTAAATTTCAAATCGAACGTGATACTTTGAGacaatgtaaaaattttaaaggaaatgAGAAGTGTTGATGCCATAAAAATCAATTCATTTTCTGATATTTGTAAACTACATTTGTCTTTGtaatgtatcgggtgttttttcgTTTAGCTGCGTTAGAACTATTGCCATCGATAACTAAAGtgtgacagctgagaatggcaaactgtgtagATGTTTCTGTTTAGCCAGTTTTGCCAAGTCATTATGAATCTTTTAacacttgaaaaaaataaacctgctcccaaagttcatagagcattggcggcatcatcggtccttatttctttcaaaatgaggaAAGAGCtgtcgttacggtgaatggcgagcgctatcggaCATGctaacttaatttttgtttcaaaaaattaatcagcagAACAGCCACGACTTTGGTTCCAATAAAGCTCCGCAACTTACCATACAACGCGCTgcacaatcgatttattgcaatattcaaaccaacgccagatttattggaaaaagtagtaaaacaTTGGACTGAACGAAGGGACCATGTACCTcatagccgcggcggacatatgccggatatcatattcaaaaaataaatgccataaaattatctaccagataaaaaaaaataaaataaaataaaaaataattggcacgtacacttctgttaggtgtttggcgagcttttcctcctatttgtggcgtacgtctcaATATTGATACACAaatgggggacctacagttttaagccgactccggcaaatgttttttattttgtttttatttttatgaggagctttttcatggcagaaatatactcagagGTTGGCCATTGGCTTCTGAGATGCAACGaatattagacattttttttcatttttctgtttctaccagattataataaaaaaattcaaaaatgtttcttttttagattttgaagctcttaaaaaaacacccgatatatgcgACTTACATCTATTCATGCACGTAAGATTTCATTGAcaataaagtaaatttacaattttttcaaattttttttgaagcctTGGCTCTTGTCTTTTCGAGGAAATGCCCGTAGTTTTTTCGATTAAGACGGCAACAAACAACTATAGAACTTGTCCTAGTGCTGCCcttaatgtcgttttgcacttactgaCTATCGACTTTCACGTTATTTCCCCAGATGcccaaagtgcaatcaggttaaaggaggttggactctggaggcaatctctcaagtgacatggtagcatttttgggcagacctggagtttgagggtcgcgccagggcaatctttccaagtattTCCAATCCTGCCTGCAAGGGTAAATCTGTACCGAGCCTGTTAGctttgtcttcactgacggctccaagatggaatcgggaggtTATCTAAATCAGTCAATAATGCTAGTGTTTTTtgggcagaagtctttgcgatcctgcagacattcaaaatgcttagggaacgtggaaGCAagtgagatattaacattttttctcatAGTCAAGTCGCGATCAAGGCTCGGACAACGACATGGTGCAAATGCAAattagtcaactcctgtaagaaggaaatcaaatctcttgggtgtgcaaataacatttctctgatttgCGTTCTTGGACATAGGAACATGGAGGGAAATGAATTTcagatgagcttgccaggaagggggcgacTTAATTGGTTTTAAAGGTTTCCCACCCGGTCATGGAATTcctctgactgttgttaaaagggaattacacaacttatttctcaggaaagcacaaACCAAATGGAGTTCCATTTCTTCGTATGGGATTTCGAAAATCctgtggccccagtacaatatacgccGGACGCGGGgtcttcaatttccaaacttataGCTTATTTATCGGCCATTGGACGATAGGCACTCAGACAGAAAAAATCTTTGGGGATCTTACAGAGAAGAAgactattgagcactttctctgtaaatgtccgggtttggcagctagatgattaaGAACACTagatgctcctttcttcgagaACCTGGGGCAGTGCTCCTACTTAAACGCCATCAATATTTTCCGTTATATCAACAGCGCTGGTTGGCTATAAAATATCTGCTCGTTGGAGGTCCCATAATggcatcaaaacggcgctttagtgctacttggggagagCCAGTCTGATACTTCCATATCACCTACCCACCTACCTAATATACATTGTAGCGGCTTTCTCCTGTGGCGTACAATCAGGTGATACCGCATGGGGAACTTGTGCatgatatacatacttatatgtctATGTAACTATACAACAATATAAtttagaaaacaaacaaaatgtttataagaTAAAAAGTACATAATGAGTgattacatacgtacatacttatgtGCTTTTGATTACGAAAACtaagaagaaaatattgaataataatCCCTTCTTACCTTTttctttgcattgaaatccaattATTACCTTGATGCAACAAAGCCCGTTGCCAAGTCAATAATCTTCCGCATGTatgcagatacatacatacacaaatatatatatgtatttaatatgtAAGTTTGCATCGAGGGGTTGTGCTTAACTATCGCCTACCTACATGCAGTTCTTTCCATTATGACGAACTTACACAAGCCTTTGCTGTCCCAAtctacatgcatttgtatgtatgcacatatgtatgtacgtctaAGAGTATCTGAATGACTCAGTCGTACGCAGAACAGATGTCAACGAAGAGAAATGATGAAACCAAATGCTTACCTTGTTATTGTGGGGGTCTAGTAACGTCAGAGGCTTTGCCTTCGTAAATAGTACCGGTCCGTACATAATTAAATTTCCAACACGGGTTAGGTGGTGCCTTACATTATTTACATTTgtgcttataaaaaattaattcataaacaaaatttaaaagtaattttttaaatgcaataacttacatatatacataggtgTATTTTGGGTCGATAATACAATTGTCGTCGCGGTTGTGAAAAGTCGAGTTCAATTAAAAAGCTTCCAACCGAATTGCTTTAAGACAGGATAATATTTCGAAGCAGATATATCCAGCTactaaacatttctttttttacttttcaaactCATTcttcatgcaaaaaaatatttgaatagttGAACTTTCCTCCTATGAAACGAAATATACGAAATGGCTACTATAAAAAATCtctctttcatttgatatctatTTTAACCCTTCACGGCCGAGagctttttttataatactctcTCATAAGACGACGGAAAATTAGGTGAAATTCTAGAACGTTTATAAGGATGAAAACTTAATCTAAACATTTAAActgatttatttagatatgaattcaatatatttacttaatttataattttatatgatcAACAAACCAGTGATGTACAAAGTtgcaatatttgttaaagaaaactaCTGCgatgataaataaatgaaatgataaCTAAATTCTTTTCATGACCCCTTATAGGATTCTTTCGTTTTCTATGTCCCAGTAGCGAGGCCTTTCAGCCGTTAAGGGTTAGTATTTAATTTAGCGTGAgtgtaagtatttaaaaatattttacgaaaatttagtcctttaaaaaattagattggtgaggaaatgaaaaactgagtatgccACATTACTagacataaatatttctttttttttaatccatttatTGTGAtctgttttttaaacattaagcgatatttttacttgaaactacacatttaattcatttaagagGAAAAACTTGTATGGAATGCACCCAGTAGTGGaaccatttactaattttatgataaataataatttatgctAATTTATTATCATAGAAGGTCTGCTGTAGACTTTCTCTTGAGTCTGCTGAAGGTTATgggttttaaattatttctgtgACGAACGGGTTTGAGTGCGATTGGAGTCGTGTGTTGTgtgaatattttcttatttcttcaattattgtaGGTACTTTGAGATCATGTtgaatttgtgcatttgtgaTATAGTAAGGGGCGTTTGAGATCATTCTGAGGGCTTTCGATTGGAATCTTTGAAGTATTTAGATATTGGTGTTAGCTGAAGTGCCCCAAAGTTGAATGCcgtatgtccatatcggtttcaaGATAGCTGAGCAAAGTGAGAGCTTACCTCCGAGAGAAACATGACAATTTCGATGTAGTAGCCAATATAGGCGTCTGAGCTTTATTCCTAAAGCCTTCCATTTGGTGACAATATGGGTTTTCCATGTAAGATTGCTATCAAGATGCAGGCCGAGATATTTGGTGACATTAGTTTGGAGGATGATTATATTATCGAGCTTAATGGGTGGGCAAGTTTTTCGATTTAGTCTAAAAGTGACTTGGAAAGATTTTGTCGCGTTTGGCTTACTCTTGCAACCAATGAGTTATTTTATCAATTCCTTTCTGAAGTTGTTGAGGAGACCGTATAGGGATGGGAGTCAATTGTATCGTCCGCGAACGTTCCGACTATTGTTCCTTCAGAAGCTGGTACATTGTATGTGTTTAGCAAGTATGGGATGGCACCCATAATACTACATTGAGCTACACCAGCTGAAATTCCATATAGTTCAGACTGTTCTTCGCCGTGTTTGACAATGAAATATCGATTTTCGAGGTAgaacttaataaatatgtaataactTATTGGTAGCGTgtcatttattttagaaaataaaccaTCATGCCAAACGCGATCAAAGGCTTGAGATATATCGAGAAAAGCCACTGTGCAAAGTTTTGTCGTTCAAATGCTTTGTGTAAAGGTCTATAGACTTCTTTGTGTACTTACTGCGTTTTTTCCTGAAACTATCTTCCTGAAATCTATTTCGGTATTCAATTATAGACATTGTTCTTTTGAGTAAAAGGGATTCCGTTACTTAAGAGGCAATTGGCAATAGGCTGATGGGCCGACATGATTCGACTTGTTCAGCGCTTTTTCCTGGTTTGAAGATCATTTTTACTTGAGCTACTTTTCATTAAGGAGGAACCAGATAATGTAATAGAATTATATTTGTACCTAAGGAAAGTTTGTCCTTCTTCTAGGAGTTGTTTCAGTACTTCTCCTATTACGGGGTCatatcatataaatataaaatctacagtttcaagtgcATCTGACATTTTTCCTAGATAACTTTTTCTATCGGCCAGTGTTGTataaagaaaatgcacaagtccgccagcaaaaaacaaaaccaaaaatgaacCCGAAGCTTGAAATACCAGAtaattaaataagttaaaatacttattaaaaagtcttacattttgataaaaatttttaatttaattttttttttttgtatttgcgcAAAGCTTAAAActatggatttatatggtttatgCATGAGATTTcactatatttctataaaaaaaattattaaaactaaataagaaataaataaattgtcaaaactagtCAATAAGTCCTTGCCCCGTTAGTTATGTAACACAATCTGCAATTAGACTTGGCACAATTGGTCTGAAATAAATATGCAACTCCCGCAAGACGAATACccacacacctacatatgtgGTGCGACTTTAAATCCATTGGTGATATGGCAAAAAAATCTGAAGAAGTGCTCAAATTCGTCAGAGGCTCGCGGGTAAGCCCAATAGACCACACCAGAAGCGGATGTAAATACTTTTGATTCTTATTTCATTCTCAAACTTTTatcaaaagttatgcaattcCACTAAATCTGAATCATGCACTTATTTAAATATACTACCAATTTCGCGTACTACAGCAGACGTATATTTTTTAcctatacaaataaaattatcgtCAGGtctgaaaattacaaatattgaatatttccaTTCGCTTACcgtaatttgatttaattgtgCAACTTCAGTTTTAAACATTCAATTTCAAACAGAAACCGAACATGAATAATTGAAATGAGCAGCAAAAATCAGTCAGTAATTCCAACCAAAATCAGAAATGTCCATACGATACTCGAGCCAATTAACTCGGTGTCAAATTTAAGTTCTGCAACCCGTTCTctgagttaaaaaataataatttgaccATGGGGTATTTGACCCTGTGTTTAAGTATTTAGCCTCGGATATTCTGCAAGTGGCCCTAACAGGTTCATAGATTTCATATTTACCGAAACTGCGAAAAAAATGGTTCTTAACGAAAGAGCAATCATTTCATTTAAACAGCAAAGTTACGGATGTACTTAATCACATAATTTAGCGATTTTAGAGGTGGAATCACGCACGAGTAGAGGAGTGTTGAAGAGCAAGTGCACGTGCTTCAAAAACCGAAGTAATCGCAGCGATCGCAGAAGCCAACGCGACAGCAGCATCGCGAATGCAAGCGCATACGAGCAACGCTCATATTTGCACCGCCACCCCTGAATCGGAAGTACCGAGCGATCACCTTGCACCGAGAATGTTTAGGTGCGTTAAGTCTCTCGAATAAATTAAGTGTGAGCAggttatacgaaaaataaacagaaaagaTGCTATACGAgtgtaataacaaaaaaaaaaaaaaaagcaaaaaacaacaaaatacatttcTCATTTCAATGAGTTGCCATTTTCGCGTTTTCATTAATAACAAGTTTAATGTTGCGCTGTATGTTGCTCACTGTAACGCACTATATAACTGTTACAAATAATATAAACGCATACAATCACAGGTGTaggtgcatacatacttacattcatacaaataaatacatatttagctTGAAAGCCCCCAACATCCCCATCGACCACGCAGCAGCTGcggtggcagcagcagcagcattagCAGTGACGTGGGGAAAGCAGAAGACGAAGGGGGCCGACAACTTGATCGACTGGCGGCATTTGCGAACCGTACAAGTGTGCTGGCGCTCGGGCGAATCAAAACAAGCGCCTGTGCTTCCCGCAGCACCAGCCATAGCTGCGATGCCAACGACAACTGCAATAACGCGGCTACGTAGCAGAGCCGAACAATCGAAAGCAGAGGGTATTTAACCGACCCCAAATCAATTTGCAATTTCAGTCTAAAATCGCGTTGCATCGTTGCATGAACTTGCCTAACAAAACGGGACAATTAATTCTCGCTATTCGCGCAACAAACAATCGCACCTAAACGTTTGaacttgaattttacaaaaaacaaagacaCAACCAAACAACTTACccaaatacataaatatcgTACGTGTGCAAGTACTTACATTTGGATATCCGTAATTTTTCAACGGACTGCGGAAATATACatagtgtgtgtgtgaatgcctGCGTTTGTGCATTTGTATTAGCCCAAGTGTTGCTAGTGTTGCGATATAATACCCTCAATCAGTCAATAGCACGCGACTAACATTTTTGAAGACGAACCGGCTGAGCAGGCCGCAACTGGCAAAAGAAGAAGACAAAACGGCCGcaacaacaagaaataaaaagtaaacaaacgaaACTGAAAACTACCTACTCGTGCTGGTGTGCCATATTCAGTGAAATATATTGCACTTGATACTCGTATTGTAATCGCGAATCGGTTATCTAATAGAAGCAAGTGGGTGCGCGCCAATGCATGACCTAGAAAAACGGCTGTGGTATTGAGAGTACAGTGGCAAAGTGGATGATTCGTAAGCGGCTCAGAAAGAAATGAATAAACTTTTCATTCCAGGCACGTTCATTTAGCCAAGTCGCAACATACAGGCTACTGTATggtagtaaaaaatattaactgtaTTAAAAAGCAAAGATTTATTTAACGGATTTTTAGATTCACGAACGCTTGAATGAactgaaacaaaaacattagaaaAGTTGCATTGTTTGAATTTGGCACTGTTGACTATAATAAACTCCTAAATACTCCCAGTGTATGAGTGACTTTTGTTATCGTACAAACAGCAATAAACAACAAAGCGTGTCAATGAGCGCGAAAGTAAAAGTATTGCGAGCAGGATGAGCTTAGCCATTTGCAGCTAATAAACAATTGAAGGAAGTtaagaaagcaaaaatagtgAACACTTGAACTAAATGAACACTGACGCTTTGGTGGAGTGCAAGGCTTTACGCGCAGATACAAAAGGAGTCTGCTAACCATACAGAACGCAAACCATTAGCCAGCCACCATTAGTGTTTTACTGCCAGCAAATAGGATCTGTGAtaataaagaaaagtaaaatcaaagtcaatataaatcaaatataaaaaagatatataaatttgtgaatataaaaatatataaaaagaaatccTAATTGATACCGCACTTTACCTGTGAACACTGAAACTGAAGAAGATGAGTGATAATTCCAGCAGTCAATTTGGACACGGGGAGGCCTCTTCGGGCCACGAAGCCAACGCTGGGTATAAACAAGTTGATAGTGCACGGCAAATTAATGCGGGTCAGGGAAATGGTGGTCATACATTTGTCGTAACAACGGTAATTACTGAATCTcttacaaaaatggaaaatcaagcTTGCAACACAAGCGATTCTAGAGTTCAAGATAATCTGAATGGAATTAACCCTTATGACCTACCGAAAAACGAGGTAGACCCTAACTCAGTTTCAGCTCTTCCCTCAAGCTCAAAAGTATTACAAAACTCGAATATGTCTAAAGCGATTGTTCCTATTTCTTCCTCATTACCATCCAAATTGTTGCGCTTTCATGCAAAACGCTCGGCTCAAGCTCTGCTGCAGCAGGTCGGACAGTCGCAGTCTTTAGACTCACAGTTTGGCAGCGATGAAGGTGCCGTAGGTGGTTGTGACTATGAAACAAACAACAGCCCAGATGTGTTCGATATGCCCATTCCACTGGCAGCCACACATGCGCCACTTCCGCCAAGCAACACACCGGTTGAGTGTTATGAGGATAAGTTAATTGATGTTGGCATGGGCTCCTCCATCGAAGACTCCGAAGAGTCAGAAGAGGACGATGAACTGAAGCCACTTGCGATAGATAATCACGTTTTGCACGACGTTGTCTTAAGTCCATCCATTGTAGAGAATGAAAACATATCATGCGTTGCTAATACTATTGCACCTGCCACAGCTGTCTTAAGCGaagcaaatttggaaaaattccataaaaatcaGAGTCCACATCAACACCATCACAGTAATTATTGCCGTCAAATGGATAATATCTATTTACACCCAAACTTTAAATTGGAACCTGATACTAATGGGGATGATATTCCAGAGGTTTCACCTCCGCCAGCTGTGGCTCCAGCTAATTCACCTACTGAACCTAAACGCATGCAccgttcatttttgacaatgaagAAACCTTCGATATCAGAAGAAACAGAATCTGAAAAAAGTACTGCCAAACCTTTCAACGCCACATCTGTGTCGTCTGCTGTGGAAAATGTCACTAAACCTGACCTAAGAGCTGACCAAACGCTCACTAATGAGATTGATACACTGGATCCAGCATTGATACCAAGTGATGAATTGGCTGCCGATATCACAGAAGCTGTGGAGTTTTACTTCTCAAATGAAAGTATACTCAAAGATGCGTTCCTCCTTAAGCATGTGCGCCGCAACAAGGAGGGCTTTGTCAGTCTGAAGTTGGTATCCAGCTTTAAACGTGTTCGACAATTAACCAAGGAATGGAAAGTTGTTGGCGACGCTTTGAGGCGTAAGTCTCATAAGATTGAACTGAATGATTTGGGTACAAAAGTGCGTCGTATTGATCCGCTGCCTAATTTCGATGAAACCATGCCCTCACGCACTGTCGTCGCCTGTGATTTACCACTCGATAAACTTTCAATTGAAAAAGTATCTGAAATATTCTCCAAATGTGGAGAGATTGCATTAATACGTATACTAAAACCTGGCATGGCGATCCCAGTAGATGTTAGACAGTTCATGAACAAATATCCTGAAGTTCAACAAAAAGAGTGCGCCCTTGTTGAGTACTTAGAATCTTCGTCGGCACGTGAAGCCAAAAACTTGCAGGGCCCATTTCAAGTATACGAAATGGTGGCTCCCAAAAAGAAGACGGGTAAGAAAGCCATAATACAGATAGCCACACCAGTTGCACGCATGGTGGAGAATTATCGCTACTATAATGACGCTACATACGAACGTACACGCGGAGGTAGTTTCAGCGGAGTGATTCCACATGACGTGACAGATCTGCGTTACAAACTGAGACGCTTCAATTCAGACATTCATCCTAAGCCACTGCCGGAGCCTCACCACAACAATCACAGCGGCCAACCGCATTATCATCATCAGCCGTATAATATGCACGGCGCACAACATCGCGGCAGCTTCGCCAGTGAGCACTCGCATCAATTTCAGGTATATCAGCCACGTGCGGCCAACAACAGCGAGCCGGCGTCTGTCGGCTCATCTGCGCccgacaacaacaataacgctGGTGGCTACTTTTACGCCTACTCACCACGTCGCTACAGCAATAATTCAACTATCTCTGCCAGCTCGAATGCTGTCGTTGATGCTTCCGTAAATACATCACAAATTAGCGGCAATAACATTAACAAAACGAATGCCAACAACTCAAGCAGTAACTTGGCACGACGATTGTCAAATTGTTCGGACAATTATTCAACTTTTTCGGACTCTCGACGACCATCGAACTGTTCGGAAAACGTGTCTCAACGGCGCGATTCCAATTGCTCCGAAAACTGCCCATGCTCTAGACGTATTTCCGATTTCGGCCAAACTGAAGTTTACCGAAAAATTTCTCAAAGCTCTACCGGCAGTGGTGGAGAGCGTCGTTTCTCTAACGGTTCCATGCAATTTGAGCGTACATTTTCTAATCCAACCGATGTAAACAGCAACGGAAACAACAACTTTCCACGCCGTATGTCTAATGACTATAACTTTGAGCACCGCAAACAATCAGTGGACACCCAAACCGACACGCCATATGACGACCCCAATGTTGGTGGTGGCGGCGGTGGTTACAACGTCTTTCCACGTCGTTATTCGAATAACTTCAATGTAGCCAACAAAATGGCTGCATATGACAACGCGCAGTACATCAATGGTCGGCGTATTTCAACTGATTCCGGTTATGATCGACGCTACTCGTTCGGTTC
The sequence above is drawn from the Anastrepha obliqua isolate idAnaObli1 chromosome 4, idAnaObli1_1.0, whole genome shotgun sequence genome and encodes:
- the LOC129244575 gene encoding uncharacterized protein LOC129244575, which translates into the protein MSDNSSSQFGHGEASSGHEANAGYKQVDSARQINAGQGNGGHTFVVTTVITESLTKMENQACNTSDSRVQDNLNGINPYDLPKNEVDPNSVSALPSSSKVLQNSNMSKAIVPISSSLPSKLLRFHAKRSAQALLQQVGQSQSLDSQFGSDEGAVGGCDYETNNSPDVFDMPIPLAATHAPLPPSNTPVECYEDKLIDVGMGSSIEDSEESEEDDELKPLAIDNHVLHDVVLSPSIVENENISCVANTIAPATAVLSEANLEKFHKNQSPHQHHHSNYCRQMDNIYLHPNFKLEPDTNGDDIPEVSPPPAVAPANSPTEPKRMHRSFLTMKKPSISEETESEKSTAKPFNATSVSSAVENVTKPDLRADQTLTNEIDTLDPALIPSDELAADITEAVEFYFSNESILKDAFLLKHVRRNKEGFVSLKLVSSFKRVRQLTKEWKVVGDALRRKSHKIELNDLGTKVRRIDPLPNFDETMPSRTVVACDLPLDKLSIEKVSEIFSKCGEIALIRILKPGMAIPVDVRQFMNKYPEVQQKECALVEYLESSSAREAKNLQGPFQVYEMVAPKKKTGKKAIIQIATPVARMVENYRYYNDATYERTRGGSFSGVIPHDVTDLRYKLRRFNSDIHPKPLPEPHHNNHSGQPHYHHQPYNMHGAQHRGSFASEHSHQFQVYQPRAANNSEPASVGSSAPDNNNNAGGYFYAYSPRRYSNNSTISASSNAVVDASVNTSQISGNNINKTNANNSSSNLARRLSNCSDNYSTFSDSRRPSNCSENVSQRRDSNCSENCPCSRRISDFGQTEVYRKISQSSTGSGGERRFSNGSMQFERTFSNPTDVNSNGNNNFPRRMSNDYNFEHRKQSVDTQTDTPYDDPNVGGGGGGYNVFPRRYSNNFNVANKMAAYDNAQYINGRRISTDSGYDRRYSFGSEYEGSPRSRTGSFLNNYKHGVDFDGQPRSRTGSFLDNSPRSRSGSFAQRNSENLVRTPIGPDGSKGFAGRARKFGQTISPVN